From the Solanum stenotomum isolate F172 chromosome 4, ASM1918654v1, whole genome shotgun sequence genome, one window contains:
- the LOC125862146 gene encoding nuclear transcription factor Y subunit B-3-like, giving the protein MADSDNESGGHNNANSEGSTREQDRFLPIANVSRIMKKALPANAKISKDAKETVQECVSEFISFITGEASDKCQREKRKTINGDDLLWAMTTLGFEEYVEPLKIYLAKYREMEGEKTTMGRTGEKDGGGGDMAGGGGGVSSGGGYNGGGGGGMYGGMGGSMMYHPQGGHQMYGSHGPYNHMGGGGGGGSGGGGSGQGRR; this is encoded by the coding sequence ATGGCTGATTCAGACAACGAATCAGGAGGTCACAACAACGCGAACAGTGAAGGATCAACAAGGGAGCAAGACAGGTTCCTTCCGATAGCTAACGTGAGCAGAATAATGAAGAAAGCTTTACCGGCGAACGCGAAAATTTCAAAGGATGCTAAGGAAACAGTTCAAGAGTGTGTATCGGAATTTATCAGTTTCATTACCGGAGAAGCATCGGATAAGTGTCAGAGAGAGAAGAGGAAGACGATTAACGGTGATGATTTGCTTTGGGCTATGACGACTTTAGGATTCGAAGAGTATGTTGAGCCATTGAAAATTTACTTGGCCAAGTATAGAGAAATGGAAGGGGAAAAAACTACTATGGGTCGTACAGGGGAGAAAGATGGGGGTGGTGGAGATATGGCCGGAGGTGGTGGTGGAGTTAGTTCTGGGGGTGGGTATAacggtggtggtggtggtggtatGTATGGTGGTATGGGTGGTTCAATGATGTATCATCCTCAAGGTGGTCATCAAATGTATGGTAGTCATGGGCCATATAATCAtatgggtgggggtgggggtgggggttcCGGTGGTGGAGGTTCCGGTCAAGGGCggagataa